In Alloyangia pacifica, the following proteins share a genomic window:
- a CDS encoding YtoQ family protein, translating into MGLNVYLSGEIHTDWRERIIAGAQGLDVTFSAPVTDHAASDDCGVAILGAEQSKFWHDHKGAKMNAIRTRKAIADADVVVVRFGEQYKQWNAAFDAGYAAALGKSLIILQRPEHDHALKEVDAAALAVTREPEEVVATLRYVLTGALPE; encoded by the coding sequence ATGGGACTGAACGTCTATCTCTCGGGAGAGATTCACACCGACTGGCGCGAGCGTATCATCGCGGGGGCGCAGGGGCTTGATGTGACCTTCAGCGCCCCGGTGACCGACCACGCGGCCAGTGACGATTGCGGCGTGGCCATCCTCGGCGCCGAACAGAGCAAGTTCTGGCACGACCACAAGGGCGCCAAGATGAACGCAATCCGCACCCGCAAGGCGATCGCCGATGCCGACGTCGTCGTCGTGCGCTTCGGCGAGCAGTACAAGCAGTGGAATGCCGCCTTCGACGCGGGCTATGCCGCCGCGCTCGGCAAGTCGCTGATCATCCTGCAGCGCCCCGAGCATGACCATGCGCTCAAGGAGGTCGATGCCGCGGCGCTGGCGGTCACCCGCGAGCCCGAGGAGGTGGTGGCCACGCTGCGTTACGTTCTGACCGGCGCCCTGCCCGAATAA
- the ald gene encoding alanine dehydrogenase, translating into MKIGCPTEIKPQEYRVGLTPNAAREAVAHGHEVIVQQGAGLGAGFSDEDYTAAGVRIATTAEEIWAEAEMIVKVKEPQAAERKQLTRGQLLFTYLHLAPDPEQTQDLLESGATCIAYETVTDARGGLPLLAPMSEVAGRLAPQMGAWSLQKANGGRGVLMGGVPGVGPANVVVLGGGVVGTHAARIAAGMGADVTVLDRSLPRLRQLDETFGSLFKNRYSTEGAVAELLAEADMVIGAVLIPGAAAPKLVSRAQLGTMKPGAVLVDVAIDQGGCFETSKATTHQDPVYTVDGIQHYCVANMPGAVPRSSTLALGNATLPFMLALADKGWRVACAEDPHLQAGLNVHDGQITNAAVARALNLPLESIEKALAA; encoded by the coding sequence GAGGTGATCGTGCAGCAGGGCGCGGGTCTCGGCGCCGGTTTCTCCGACGAGGATTACACCGCGGCGGGTGTCCGCATCGCGACCACAGCGGAGGAGATCTGGGCCGAGGCCGAGATGATCGTCAAGGTGAAGGAGCCGCAGGCCGCCGAGCGCAAGCAGCTCACGCGCGGCCAGCTGCTGTTTACCTACCTCCACCTCGCTCCCGACCCCGAGCAGACGCAGGATCTGCTCGAGTCCGGCGCCACCTGCATCGCCTACGAGACGGTGACGGACGCCCGAGGCGGGCTGCCGCTGCTGGCGCCGATGTCCGAGGTCGCGGGGCGCCTCGCGCCGCAGATGGGCGCCTGGTCGCTGCAGAAGGCGAATGGCGGGCGCGGCGTGCTGATGGGCGGCGTGCCCGGCGTCGGGCCGGCCAATGTGGTGGTGCTGGGCGGCGGCGTTGTCGGCACCCATGCGGCCCGCATCGCCGCAGGCATGGGCGCGGATGTCACCGTGCTCGACCGGTCGCTGCCGCGCCTGCGCCAGCTCGACGAGACCTTCGGTAGCCTTTTCAAGAACCGCTACTCGACCGAGGGCGCCGTGGCCGAGCTGCTGGCCGAGGCCGACATGGTGATCGGCGCGGTGCTGATCCCCGGTGCCGCCGCGCCCAAGCTGGTGAGCCGCGCGCAGCTCGGGACCATGAAGCCCGGTGCGGTGCTGGTGGATGTGGCGATCGACCAGGGCGGCTGCTTCGAGACCTCGAAGGCGACGACCCACCAGGACCCGGTCTACACGGTCGACGGCATTCAGCACTATTGCGTCGCCAATATGCCCGGCGCGGTGCCGCGCAGCTCGACGCTGGCGCTCGGCAACGCCACCCTGCCCTTCATGCTGGCGCTCGCCGACAAGGGGTGGCGCGTCGCCTGCGCCGAGGACCCGCACCTGCAGGCCGGGCTCAACGTGCACGACGGGCAGATCACAAATGCTGCCGTCGCCCGCGCGCTGAACCTGCCGCTGGAGAGCATCGAGAAGGCTCTCGCCGCCTGA
- a CDS encoding cation diffusion facilitator family transporter: MTRSVKIALGSVFVGILVLTIKTFAWWLTGSVALMSDALESIVNVATALAALLAIHIASQPADADHPFGHHKAEYFSAVLEGVLIVVAAVLILREAWGAWQQPEAIQQVGLGLAINLAAGAINALWCYVLLREGRKLNSPALLADGKHLLTDVFSSAGVAVGVGAAVLTGWLWLDAALAALVAVNILWSGWQVIRGSVGGLMDAAVPEAELADMRAVISANAEGAVEAHDLRSRRAGQAVFLEFHLVVPGEMSVDAAHEICDRIEHALQEKIDGCRVTIHVEPEHKAKHSGIVVL; this comes from the coding sequence ATGACCCGCAGCGTGAAGATCGCCCTCGGCAGCGTATTCGTCGGCATTCTCGTGCTGACGATCAAGACCTTTGCCTGGTGGCTGACCGGCTCTGTCGCGCTGATGTCGGACGCGCTGGAGAGCATCGTCAACGTCGCCACGGCGCTGGCGGCGCTTCTGGCGATTCACATCGCCTCGCAGCCGGCGGATGCGGACCACCCCTTTGGCCACCACAAGGCCGAGTATTTCAGCGCCGTGCTCGAGGGCGTGCTGATCGTCGTCGCCGCGGTGCTGATCCTGCGTGAGGCCTGGGGGGCCTGGCAGCAGCCCGAGGCGATCCAGCAGGTCGGGCTGGGCCTTGCCATCAACCTCGCGGCAGGGGCGATCAACGCGCTCTGGTGCTACGTGCTGCTGCGCGAGGGGCGCAAGCTGAACTCGCCGGCACTGCTGGCGGACGGCAAGCACCTTCTGACCGACGTCTTCTCCTCGGCCGGGGTGGCCGTGGGGGTCGGCGCGGCGGTGCTGACCGGTTGGCTCTGGCTCGACGCCGCTCTGGCGGCGCTGGTGGCGGTCAACATCCTCTGGTCCGGCTGGCAGGTGATCCGCGGCTCGGTCGGCGGGCTGATGGACGCGGCGGTGCCCGAGGCGGAACTGGCGGACATGCGCGCGGTGATCTCGGCCAATGCCGAGGGCGCGGTCGAGGCGCATGACCTGCGCTCGCGCCGGGCCGGGCAGGCGGTCTTTCTCGAGTTCCACCTGGTGGTGCCGGGCGAAATGTCCGTCGATGCGGCGCATGAGATCTGCGACCGCATCGAGCACGCGCTTCAGGAGAAGATCGACGGCTGCCGCGTGACCATCCACGTCGAGCCGGAGCACAAGGCAAAGCACTCGGGCATCGTGGTGCTCTGA
- the mscL gene encoding large conductance mechanosensitive channel protein MscL codes for MIQEFKDFIAKGNVMDMAVGIIVGAAFTAIVTSLVGDIINPIIALFTGGIDFSGWFYALDGGDYASLQAAKDAGAPVFAIGSFIMAVINFFIIAFVVFMLVKMVNRIRSAAEKPDEVAPEVKTGPSQLDILIEIRDALKR; via the coding sequence ATGATTCAGGAATTCAAGGACTTCATCGCCAAGGGCAACGTCATGGACATGGCGGTGGGCATCATCGTCGGCGCCGCCTTCACCGCCATCGTCACCTCGCTCGTGGGCGACATCATTAACCCGATCATCGCTCTTTTCACCGGCGGCATCGACTTCTCGGGCTGGTTCTACGCGCTCGACGGGGGCGACTATGCCTCGCTGCAGGCGGCCAAGGACGCCGGGGCGCCGGTCTTCGCCATCGGCAGTTTCATCATGGCGGTGATCAACTTCTTCATCATCGCCTTCGTGGTTTTCATGCTGGTCAAGATGGTCAACAGGATCCGTTCTGCGGCGGAAAAGCCCGACGAGGTGGCCCCCGAGGTGAAGACCGGCCCCTCCCAACTCGATATCCTGATCGAGATTCGCGACGCGCTGAAGAGGTGA